AGGCGGTTGCGGACGATCCCGGCGTCGTCCATCAGCCGGGCCCGGTCGTCCTCGCCGTACGCCGCCACCACCTCCGGGTCGAACCCGGCGAACGCCCGCCGGAAGTTCTCCCGCTTCCGCAGGATCGTGATCCACGACAGCCCCGACTGGAACCCCTCGAGCGTCATCCGCTCGTACAGCCCCCGGTCGTCCCGGATCTCCTGCCCCCACTCGTCGTCGTGGTAGGCCACGTACTCCGGCGCCGACACCGCCCAGTCACACCGAGGCCGCCCGTCGGCCCCCAGCACACTCACAGCCCGGGACGCCGA
The Kribbella italica DNA segment above includes these coding regions:
- a CDS encoding DNA-3-methyladenine glycosylase I, giving the protein MSVLGADGRPRCDWAVSAPEYVAYHDDEWGQEIRDDRGLYERMTLEGFQSGLSWITILRKRENFRRAFAGFDPEVVAAYGEDDRARLMDDAGIVRNRLKVNAAIVNARALLELEPGEFTEFLWSFRPDHQPVPKTLSDVPATTPESIAMAKALKKKGFVFVGPTTAYALMQATGIVNDHLADCIAR